A window of the Lolium perenne isolate Kyuss_39 chromosome 7, Kyuss_2.0, whole genome shotgun sequence genome harbors these coding sequences:
- the LOC127314007 gene encoding uncharacterized protein, translating into MQPQPTTDVAMSDVPKGGDDLGGSGDDHAFGNAADREMKGSRSNLAKENNQEGTNGSMPHNSGHVLAKSPICTDPVLVVQKMTTPHMVIPVKQNQTSDNTVRLSSVSATSGSVENVETENRNQKSTSSKQNGIIGDTVSVQNEGIKIVKEPVMLNLNSGADGEDYQRRLLHPAHNHSHEAETTLIGEDARPRQTAQVEGKEPLLQPVCPTANFNGPRPAPLCFKGTELQPNMHGDCGSRDGAISFSRDEIIEFGGIPEPSSKGTRASARIGAQVNTDDTQMERAMCATQRRLNPSLPGYSSCGALDTAMGAYASGGLAGYYVYWMQSPAQGHAGLLFPGYWMASY; encoded by the exons ATGCAACCCCAACCGACGACTGATGTTGCTATGAGTGATGTTCCTAAGGGGGGTGATGATTTGGGAGGTAGCGGTGATGATCATGCTTTTGGTAATGCGGCAGATAGAGAAATGAAGGGGTCTAGGAGTAACTTGGCTAAAGAAAATAACCAAGAGGGAACCAATGGATCAATGCCTCATAATTCTGGGCATGTACTAGCCAAATCTCCTATTTGTACAGATCCGGTTCTGGTTGTGCAGAAAATGACAACACCTCATATGGTAATTCCGGTTAAACAAAACCAAACTAGTGACAATACTGTGAGGCTATCTAGTGTGTCTGCTACCTCTGGTTCCGTGGAGAATGTTGAAACGGAGAACAGAAACCAGAAGAGTACTTCATCTAAGCAAAATGGAATTATTGGGGATACTGTGAG TGTGCAAAATGAAGGGATCAAGATAGTGAAAGAACCTGTGATGCTGAATTTGAACAGCGGCGCAGATGGGGAGGATTATCAACGTCGATTGCTGCATCCGGCACATAATCACAGCCATGAAGCTGAGACGACGTTGATCGGAGAGGATGCTCGGCCTCGCCAGACAGCCCAGGTTGAGGGGAAGGAACCTCTGCTCCAGCCAGTGTGCCCCACGGCTAATTTTAATGGGCCTCGGCCTGCTCCTCTTTGCTTCAAGGGAACCGAGTTGCAGCCCAATATGCATGGGGACTGCGGATCACGAG ATGGTGCAATCTCTTTTTCGCGTGACGAGATTATTGAGTTTGGGGGTATTCCTGAACCATCTAGTAAGGGGACTCGAGCAAGTGCTAGAATTGGGGCTCAGGTTAATACGGATGATACGCAGATGGAGCGGGCTATGTGTGCTACTCAGCGTCGTCTTAATCCGTCTTTACCAG gttattcttcgTGCGGCGCACTGGATACAGCTATGGGCGCATATGCTTCCGGAGGACTAGCGGGGTATTATGTATACTGGATGCAATCGCCTGCTCAAGGTCATGCAGGACTGTTATTTCCAGGCTACTGGATGGCGTCATATTAG